In Salvia miltiorrhiza cultivar Shanhuang (shh) chromosome 4, IMPLAD_Smil_shh, whole genome shotgun sequence, the DNA window TGGATAATTTTTCTTGAGCGTGGTAACATGGATAAAAATTCGTGCAACTCTTTTGTCTTTATTTTTACcccaattcatgataatattgtCATGCCTTATTGAGTGCTATGTGATCCTTATAGAACATGGAACATAAAAAGTAGGAATATGTAAAaaaatcttaattttttttatctctcattttttcataataaaatgCTACCTAATTATAAAAAGTCCTACTTTCAAGTGTCATTAATTAGGAATGTGCACAGGCTGACGAGCCCCCGTTACGAATGCTCTAAAGAAAATGTCATAATCTTAATTCAATACTATATCCCATCAACACTTTCTTAATCGATACTTTGTACAATCtataattaataagaaatatCTAAAAGAAATTCAATATATCCACcttttcaaaaaaaagaaaatgaaaaaagataCTCAATCGAAATTCACTTTCTAGTTTCTCCCATACAaaacaacaaacaaaaaacaTTTTACTACCATCCCATATCCTCCATTTAGTAATAGTTTATTTTGTGTTtccttcattttatttattcctCCCTCTTTTCGGGGAAATAGTCTAGTTTCGTAAGAGAAGGTTTGATCTCTAATAGTGATTTTCTCTTATTGGTGGCGCATATCCATAAAGAAAtagtaattgatttttttttattttttttgaaggggaaATAGTAATTGATTGAAACGCCAATAAATACAAGTTTATTTCTTACCATTAATTTATACGAAACTTGAGGAGGGAATTTTATTTGATGAACGAGATAGATAAAATTGATAAGATTAATATGATTGCAGGACGATTAAATAATTTATCTAATTTTGGGATGATAAATAATCACCTGATTGGGAGATTAGGAATGTGGGCCGAATTATCTATCACGAGCTGAATTATGAaaactaaatattttttattaagttgaattgttttattaatatatagtgTCTTATCGCTCAAACCAAACCCATATATATGCAGGTTATCTATCAATCAtgactaaaaagaaaaatacttgAATCTGAACAATTGAAATTAGCTATAAGAAAGTCTAAAAAAAACAATAGCTATAAGAATGTAAAACCAGCTCACACGTACAAGTTATCaatttacaaaataattatagctAATTTCATAAATCGCATTTATCAACCCAATCTTATGATCTTATACGTACAAGTTATCAATTTACAATTCAtatgatttgttattttcaatatatataatctttcaattttctctctcttttagatttataatctcaattattcaaatacaTTGACAACATATaagcttttaaaatattattgaaactTATTAATTATCTAAAATAGCTCTACCTAATTCAGTACCCTCTTAATTAACTCTAGGAGCTCTGCATACTAAAATACCCATTGTTTGGATGGATTCAAGGATTTCCAGCATGTATATATTATCAAAAACACACTATCCCTTATCaaactaaataactaattaagATCATATGCTCCAACATATGAAACATCTTGTGTGAACAATTAGACAGGTGCAAAATTCGAGCACAATAAAGATCCAAACAATGCTAACATTATTAGCGAATTAAATTACAAATACATTAATAAATATGAACTTGAATCCGAATATGTGACCCGACCCAAATTAAATCTTGACCCATCATACACGAATTTGCATGTGTAAGTATTAATTTGGGTCCATACCCTACCCAAATTAAATCGAGACAATTTACTTTCAAGTCCCCACATCTCCCTATACAAATTGAATCAAGCATCCCCTCCCGTTGCATAAAATTaatcaagggtttttttttttaataaaaaaattaattaagggtTTTAACACAGAATCACATAGCATATATAGGGCCACAAATAGAGTAGAAAAAACCAAAGCAAGCTTCATTTTCAGATGGGTTTAAGAGATTTGTAGTTAGAAGTAACTACAATTAAGCAGCCCCATGCACATCAAAATCCTGAATTAAAAGCTCATAAACCTATCCGAAAATGTTCAAACAGTCTTTCCCAACTTAACACGGCATAACAACACCATCAGAAAAACCCTAATCATAGAACCTAAAATAGACCATATAATTAACCTACGAGGAAggaagacgacgacgacgacgacgatcGACTGCAACCGGGCTAGCTAGCTAGTAGGGCGACACGCCGATGTTGGCAGAAGCAAGAAACCCATCTTTCATCAGGATTTCGTCCCCTTCCTATCaatcaaaaaaattattcatgatcgaaaattagggttttttcaCGTCCAAGTGTGTGAAAATCTAGGGTTTTCTTTAGAGATAGGGTTACCTGTTGGCACACATTTGGCTTCTTCACGGGTTGATCAGGCATGAGGCCGAAGTGGATGTGTGGGAAGTGGGCCCACTGCTtgcaacaaaacaaaaatgaaatcaAATTAACTTtcatcattattttattttttttaaatgaaataaaattaacttttACTATCATCTTACATTTTTTGCAGCTGCGCTGAAGGCCTCCCTGTGACTGATATCAGGGTTTCCAGCTTTGATGCGTTGGATCTCATCTCTGCAAATAATAATGACAAATTTTGTGAATTTGTACAGTATTTTTCCATAGATTACAGAATAATCTCATTAAATGAGATGTGTGAAAAGCTGCAAATTAAACAGTATCCTATCTCATTAATAGGATGAAGGGAGTTCATAAATTTGGTAAAGCCAAAGCCTTTTGTTTTAAATCTCATAACAATAAATAAAGTAGAATTACTTACTTGATGAAGCGATTGTAAGCAGAGGGCACTCTCTGTCTTTTCTCTGGGGCTGTgggagaaagaaaaacaaacaaTAAAACAAGAAACAGACATTAAAATCACTGTGCTGACTTTTCACTTTATAATCTCTGCATTCATTATCTCTCTGTCTTTTTCTCTCATCACAACTTCATCattatataatgattttcaTCTCTCTTTGGGGCTAGCTTCACGGTTTCCAAGGCGTCATGAATCCCGAGGGAGcatcttaattaattttatctaattaaaactatttttaaagaggcaaaaactaaaaaaatgtatgaacaaaattaaattaaacctaATAAAAATGGACATATATACATTTTAGGGTTTTTCGAAAATCTTGTAGAGAAGAAGGAACTAGTTTATGAACAATGTTTGTGTGAGTTTTTGACATCATGAAACAAAGAAGCCAAATCAAGCTAACAAAAGTGGAAAAATGAAAGAGAACAAGCTCAAGTTACCACATTCACTCTGTCATTAAATCGCTCCACCCATAATTCGAACCCTAGGTGATGCTTTCATTTATTAAAACGATGCATCCACCATAGATCTTCCATGATCTAAAGGTTGAGAATGATTCTGCGTTCTCGTTTGAACCTCTCCTTACATACACAtaatgtgtgtttgtgtgtgtggatTGAAGAATTACGAAATGAGGTAAGGGAGTTTAAGAGAGAGATGAATAATTGAATATAATTAATCTCACGTCTTTTAGCAGCTGGGGGCTTAGGAAGCTCATCCATCTCCCTAGGTAAGAAAGAAGGATCGTTCGGATTCATCACCAAATTCGACGGCGCGTTGCGAATCTCCTCCTGCAGTAGCGGCGCGTGTCAAAACCACGACAACATAAAACCCTAAacacaagaagaagaagaagaagaagaagaagaagaagaagaaacccTAATTTACCAGAAGATTGTGAGGAGAGAAAAGGGAGTGGGCGAGATGATTGGGGGAAGGGAGGAGCGAGCCGCGCATGTTGACGGAGAGAAGGTTGGAACAATGGCCGCATCGCACCGTCACTGTCTTGAACAAGCTGGTGCAAGGAACTCCCAcctacacacatatatatacatccattttcaacaaaaatggaaacaaaatgaggtgagagagagagagacatacGGCGAGGACAgtgtcgcaaaatttgcaatGGACGTAACAGAGCTGCCCGGAAGGAGAGAGGAGGTGGTGGTCCGGAGCAAAAGCAGATGAAGAtgacattttttcctttttcctttttttgataaacaaaagaaaagaaaaaaaaaaagtgggatttctttcttttcttttcttttgaatGGAATTCAGTGagattgatttgatttgattgattgattgattgacTAGTCGAGGTATGTATAGAGCGTGGtgttgtgtttgtgtttgtgttttggGTTTTTGACAGTTTAACCACTTTCCTTCTCCTCTTCTcatattctttcttttttggggttttttttttttttttttgttaattaattaatcctatCTTCAGGGTCCCATTATTTTGTCGAGAAATCTTGATAAATCGTGAGATGTGTGCTTCATTTGATtattcagaatttttttttgtctatTTGTTGTGTCAACAATATGTCAGTCATCGAATCCAAACTATTACTTGGTATGATTAATTAAACCTTACATCTCTAGTGAAGCTCACATTATTGTTCATCTTCATACACTAATAATACCAAAAGATGAGTGATTCAAACGGACTAATCGAATGGGAATATGCTGTCTAAATTAGTGATTCCAACTTTTTATCTCTGGGAAAGTTACCGTACGGCAACTAATTAGAAAGAATTCAACAATATTTAGTTTCCCTTTCGATTTCTAAGAAAAATTTATGGAAAGAAAGATATTGGAATATTTCTAATTTAAGTTGCTATTGGAATTTTatgattctaatttttttttttgtaaaagaaATTCTTATTATAGACATTTTTTTCTATTTGTTTATTACTAATTCTCAAATTGAATAAAAAGTAATGaattgaaaatttcaaaaactaaTTTTGGTTGACATTTTACGAtttgctgtttttttttttcacaattccaTGTATTAATTGCTACTATTTATATgtgtatttattgtaattactttaattttttaatttatttgaaatgaTGGATAATCCTAGCACGGACAAGAAGATGAAGGTGCTCATGGAAATTGAATTTTAAGACACCACAATTAGTATTTGTTACTAAGAGTTCGTTTATTACGTGGTATGAGATAACGTGTGATATTTTTTACTGAgatattttttactttattagataaattaaggtGTTGGATTCTCCAATtgcaataaaaatttgagaaaaGTTGTTGGCGCTTTTAATGTTTCCTTTTGCGTTCTAGTTGTGTTGAATCATCACCAGCTTGATCAATATTAGAATCTtagattatactccctccatccatgaTAAATATATCACTTGATAGAtgatgttttaaaaatatttgctAGATAATATGTTGAGTGGAGAGTTGTGTATCCTAGAAGTTACGAATATTTAACTCTTGAAAATTTGTGAATCCTatcatttttattcaatttatacatttttattaaaatatgtgccaAAAATAGTCATATTTAGTGAGACGGAGTAAGTACCTGTGTCCATGAAAGGTGTccataaatcaataattaatctGAAAATTGAATAGGAGATTGAGTAAAATATCTACTGAGTTTTAATGAGTGCTTTTATTTGACAATTAATTTTTGGTCTCGTGGATATATGAACTAGATTTTTATTTGACAcagattatatattttatttgacaATCAATTCATTTGTTTGCTGTCTATAAGTTTTATTAAATGACATATTGGTTTATCTCCACCGTGCTTTGGAAGTACTAACCCAGCCTTATGTTAGTTGGATCAAATAATATATTGGATAATTAGatttttacaataaattaatgtatgtctgattaaaatataaattagttaTATTTTGAATAATGAACCGATAttctaataaaataattgaatctAATCTTTCTCTATGAAAGTATTTTCTAGATTGGTTGTCAAATTACatttatttgttataattattttaatattattcatAGCGATCCGAGACAAAAGCTAACAATATAATTCATGCATCCAATTGTGCCAATCAGTCAACAACATATGCCATCCAATATACTCCATATAAgttgtttcttttaattttatcactaatttattacAATATTGATAATGTTTTTTTGTTAGATCGATTCAATCTTTTTCTTGATGGGAATTTTTCTTGTGTTGAGTAGTATAGAAGGGATTTTTTGAGTAGGTAGCGAAGGAtatccttttttttatatacttaGCTTCAAGAAAAAGTTGTCATTCGATCTAAGGCATTTCTTTTAGTTTTATCAGTTATTTTATGACAATGTTGATAATGTTTGTTTGTTAGCTCAGAAAGAGAGGCATTTAGTCTTCAAATATGTTACTACTTGAGAATTTCcattattaatattatcgtaaCTTTTATATCTTTATCTTAAAAAATGTTACTACTACTATTTAGTGTAATAAATTGTTATGTTTAATGCTAGCTAGTAGATTAAAATAATATGGTCACCATTCccaatgtgtgtgtgtgtgagagagagatgcGGCATAGGTGGGGGGAGAGGAAAGTGAGAAAAGGACGTGTGCATGGGCTCATTAGCTTTCCCTTATTCACTTGTTGTTTTCGCAGTTAAGAGCATGGCCTTGTACACATGCACCCCTCTTTTCTCACTTCCCAATTTACTATTCTACTATACtatatgcatatataattacttcatccgtcccatgaagcaagaccaagttcttttcgacacgagaattagaaaattgatattttatgtgtAAGTGCGatatgtgaaaaagtgaaaatgtgaataaagagtaaattttttgctacttttagAAACTGGTCTTGTTTCGTGAGACAGACCAAAAATGAAACTTGATATTGCttcatgggacagagggagtattttcaTTCTTAATAAAATATG includes these proteins:
- the LOC131020634 gene encoding axial regulator YABBY 1-like, which translates into the protein MSSSSAFAPDHHLLSPSGQLCYVHCKFCDTVLAVGVPCTSLFKTVTVRCGHCSNLLSVNMRGSLLPSPNHLAHSLFSPHNLLEEIRNAPSNLVMNPNDPSFLPREMDELPKPPAAKRPPEKRQRVPSAYNRFIKDEIQRIKAGNPDISHREAFSAAAKNWAHFPHIHFGLMPDQPVKKPNVCQQEGDEILMKDGFLASANIGVSPY